GCGTTCATTTGTTACATCCTTTCTTCCGAGATTTTCGGACTCTAATAAATATCGTCTCAGCCCTTTACAGGATTTCCACATACCCTTTCGTTCCATTTACCCGAATTTTTTGTCCGTCTTTAATGAGCCTGGTAGCGTTTTCCACGCCTACAACCGCAGGCAGGCCGTATTCTCTGGCAACCACAGAACCATGGGTCATCATGCCGCCCACTTCCGCCACTAATCCGCTAATGGACACGAAAACCGGCGTCCAGCTTGGGTCTGTGAATCTTGTCACTAAAATGTCGCTTTTTGATAGTTCGGCGTCCTCTAGCCGGAGAATAACACGAGCGCGGCCTTCCACAACCCCCGACGACGCGGGTATTCCAATGAGCGCCCCTTTTGGTGCCTTTCCCGAGTCGTATTCGCCTGGGATTATCTCGCCTTCGGAAGTCATCAGCCTCGGTGGCGTCAGTTTTTCGTAAACTTCGAACTCATCTTCTTGCTTCAATATTTTGTTATAATCAAATTTCTTCGTCCGGGCGGCCTCCCGCAGTTCCTCAAAAGACAGATAATAAATATCCTCTCTCTTGCGGAAAACCCCGCATTGAACCAACTTTTCGGCCTCCCGCAGGAGGGCCTGTTTGACTATCCAATAGCGACAAACCATGACGTACTTGGGATACTCCCGATAGCCGATGAAGTTGCGTATGCGGCTGATCATTTTCTCCGCTTTTTTCGCTTTGCCCTTCGAAAGGCGGCTTAGAATTTCCCGCCGCTTTTCCTCGGCTTCTTTCAGTCCCCGTTCAAATATCTCTTTATGTGCGCCTGGTGTGAAGTTTTCGATATTGCTCAGAATCATCGGGGCGAGCGCGGACGGCTCCTCTATCCAGCGCGGCTTTGTGATGTCTATCTCACCGGAGCAGCGTACGCCGTATTTTGCTAAAAATTCCCGCATAGCTTTGCTTACGGCCTCGCCGCCCTCCAATTTGCCAAGATCATTAAAAAACACGTCCGCCCCCTCAGGTTTAACTGTTTTTAGGTATTCCGCTACCGCCGGGTACTGTCTCACCACATCTGAAACATCCAGCAGTTCAAGCCCCATCTCACCCGCTACATTGTTCGGCGCGGACTGTGTCAGTGTGTCCGCAGCACCTTTCTCGCCGAGCCATTTCTCCACGTTTTTGTTGACCCAGTTCACCGCGAGGGTCCCAGTCCAGACAGAACCCAAACCCTGAGGGTCGCCGATTGCCTTAATAAGCTGTTTTAATTCCATATCAACTGCGGCAAAAAGCTCATCGCCGGAAAGTGCGGCGAACTTTTTCTCAAGCTCCTTTATAGCTGCCTCATTTTTCCTCATCAAAGCGGGGACTACGCCCACGTCGCCCGACCGGTAGATTTTTATGAACTGCGTGACCAATGCCCACGAAAAATACCCCGACCCCATGCTAAGAAACCGCTTGCCGCGTGAAAGCGATTTTATGAACTCTTTCCGCTTCGTTAAGTTTTTTAGCGCGCTATCGATCAGCGGGTCGACTTTCCCCATTGCCGCGACCGCAAGCGTCCGCCCGAAAGTTGACGCCATATCGTGAGAGAGATCCATGAAAAGCCTGCCTCCCGCTTGGATCATCAACGTTTCGTCGCCCCCGCTGTACTGGAAGCAGGAAAGCCCCAGCGGCTTCATCGCGTCTGTCATCATCTGCTGGTGCCCAAACGACATATACACGTGGTTTTTTCCATCCCGCACGTCTGGTATGGGGTATAAGGTAGTGATGGGACGGCTCTGGACGATAAAGAATTTATTTTCATATAGGCACCATTCGATATCCTGCGGACGGCCAAAATAGGCTTCAATCCGTCTGCCTGTTTTCTCAAGCTCCAAAATCTGCTCGTCTGTCAGCGTCTGCCTGTTCTGACGGTCGGACTGTATTTTTTTCTCCTCCGTTCCACCTTCTTTTAAGGCATAGATCGCCAGCTCTTTTGTGGATATCTTCTTATCAATGATCCTGCCGTCACGCACCTTATAGTTGTCCGCGTTTACTAGGCCGGAGACCAGAGCTTCACCGAGCCCAAAGCTTGCATCGATGGAGAGTACCTTCCTGTTAGCATTGACAGGATCGGCTGTAAACATAATTCCTGCCTCCTCCGGGAAAACCATCTTCTGGATAACCACAGACAGATGGACCTTACGGTGATTGAAGCTGTTTTGGATGCGGTAGGTCACGGCACGGTCAGTAAACAGCGATGCCCAGCACCTGCTGATGTGTCTGAGGATTGCTTCCTTTCCTATGATGTTCAGATACGTATCCTGTTGTCCCGCAAAGGAGGCTGTCGGCAGATCCTCTGCCGTAGCGCTGGAACGTACGGCATAGGCATTTTTTTCACCAAGTTGGGCAAGATGACGGGTAATCTCATTATCGATGCCTTTCGGAAGAGTTATTCCTTCGATGACCTTGCGGATTTTTGCGCTGATTTCACCAATGCCTTCTCTGTTGTCTGCTTTTATAGGGGACAATTGATTCAGCAGTGAATTAAACTCCTCGCTATTCCTAATAATTTCTTTATATGCTTCGGTAGTAACACAAAAGCCCTCCGGCACTTGTATCCCCTCAATCCTGGATAGTTCCCCCAGGTTGGCGCCTTTGCCCCCGACCATCGCAAGCTTGGTTTTATCGATTTCACAAAAACCAAGTACATATGAGTTCATACATATTCTCCTTTCTTTTTGCGTTTTTATTTCTCATTAATGAGAAGTATTTTTGAGTAAATCAGACTATACGTTATAAATATTTTTCTTTATAAAAATTTTTTTTAAATAGGTTTATACATTCATCAATTTCTTCGCATAGAGCATCAAGATCAATCCTTGCTTTAGTTGGCATTTTACTTAAATACCCATCGACAAGCTTATTGAGTATTTTCATAACAAGCTTTGGATCAATGTCATCTTTAAATTTTGAAATGTCAGTGCCTTCAAAAGCAATTTTGCTTCTCAAACTTTCACTTTCACTATTTGCAAGAATAGCTTTTATGTTCGCTTTAACTTCATCATCATTTTCAAAATACACACTGTCTAAGAAAGAAAGGATGGCAGGATGTTTTTTCATAACTGAAATTTCAATGCTAGCTGCAAGCTTAATTCTGTCAAAAAAATCAGTAACGGCATTATCAAACTTTTCATAGAGTTCATTCAGGATAATACGAGTGCATAAATCAATTAGGTATAAATACAAAGCCTTTTTTGTGCTAAAGTAATGAAATACCAATGCTTTTGAAATCCCTGCTACAGCAGCGATATCGCTTATAGATGCTTTTTTGTAACCGTTAGTTCCAAAGCATGTAAGAGCGGCATCAATAATTATATTTTGCTTTTCTATGGGTAAACTTAAAAATTTCTCCAAAAGACTCACCTCGTAAATGTTATTAACCGAAACGGTTAATAACATAATAACACAATTAACCGTTTCGGTCAATAATATTAAAAACTTTAACACCTACTATAAGTAGTGTTTTATATGATGGTTGTTTTAAATTAATTGCAAAAAGGACATAATATCCATTTGCTTTCTTCCATATGATACCTCCGCTATCATTTTCACAACTCATACTTTCTAAAAACAAAGAGGCCTAATATGGTGGCCATCAGCATAGTAGCAACTGAATTGATTACAATTAAAATTCTGGATTAATCCCGTAAGGATACGGATAAGGGTTGTTTTTCCAGAACTGTTTTTCCCAACCAGCCCATAAATATCACTATATTCTACATATATAGAAACATCTTCTAAAATAGTACTTGCCTCATACCGCATTTTGATGTTTTTTGTTGTTAAAATGTGATTATTCAATTTACAATCCTTCAATCAATAGGGTTTTGGTAAAGCTCGTATATCCATAAACAAATACAAAACGAGAGCAATGGCGGCAATCACTAAAAGTGTAATTAAGACACCTTCTAGTAAAGATCTTATCATTCCTTTTTTCCATCTCCTTGACAGTTTTCTTACTGCTTCGGCTTCTTTCAAGTTTTGATCTTTGTGATTTATAAAAAGATCCCCTTTCATTGTTTGCAGTTCGGTCTTGCAGTTATCGCATTCAGCAAGGTGTTCCTCAATCAGCGCCTTGCTATCATTACTGCATACCCCGTCGAGGTACAACGGGAGCAGGTCTTTTATGATCTCGCAAGATATTTTCATTTTATTACCTCCTGTAATTGCTTTTTGGCCCTATAAAAAATCAGTCTTGCCCAACTGTCAGTTTTTCCGAATAGTTCCCCGATTTGTGAAAATGGCAGTTCTCCAAACACCCGTAAAGTAAAAACCTCTTTGTATGGTTCAGTTAGATTATGCAACTCAATGTGCAGCTGTTTCGACGTATCCTTGTCAAGATAATCCGTTTCTAAGTTGAAAGATATATCCGGTATGCCTGTATCCAGGTCTGATACAATACGCTTTTTCTTTTTATAAAGTGTAAAATAGGTGTTCTTTGCTATTTGACAAAGCCAAACATACAGCTTACAAGAACCATTAAATTTATCTATGTGCTGCATTGCCTTAAAAAAGGTTTCTTGCGTTATTTCTTCTGCAACAGCCTCATCCATATAAAGGGATAGTACATATTTATAAACGTCGGAAAAGTATTCCGAATATATCTCACCGAAATCCGCCACTTTCTCACCTCCTTACTTATAAGACTTGCATTGTATAAAAGTGTTTCAAACTTTTTTATTTTCTTTCCGGCGTCCGTCTGCGGGCTTTTCAGCGTCTTTCGGTATCAGCCACATTTGACTGAATCTTATCACACCAGATATGCAGTTTTCCTCACAAAGTTTTTGTACGCACCGTTCTGAAATACCCAACTTCTTCGCTGCTTCCGGGGCAGAAATATAATCCATATTTACCTGTCCTTTCTTTTCTGTTCTACTTTATATTATATACGACAAGCCGAATAGTAACGAGAAAAATATGACTTATTTAAGTCGTATGTATGATTAAGGAAACGGACAAATCCACGCAGAGCAGATAGCTTGAAAGCTCGCTTGACGATATGAGCGATGCTGACCTTTGGACAGTGAAAAGGGCATGTTAACCAAGGGTTAAATTATTTTTTAACAGACATAGTAGTGTTAAGTTACGTGACTGGCAAAAATTAAAAATGACAGGCTTATCTTTCGAAGATACTCCTGTCGTTTTTGTTCTTGTATTTAAATGATTTTTCTATACACTCCAGCCTAGACTTTCCTGCTGAATATTGTATAGTCTTTCATATAGGCCTTTATTTTTGATCAATGTATCATGGGTACCTTCCTCCACTAGTTTACCTTCATTTAAAACAATGATTTTATCCGCCCCTGCAACTGTTCTCAGTCTGTGTGCGATTACAATAACCGTTTTTCCCGAAATCAATTTAGAGATGGCCTGCTGAATCCATACCTCATTTTCAGGATCTAAAGAAGCTGTAGCTTCATCCAGCAGTACGATAGGTGCATTCTTTAAAAGTGCACGGGCAATTGAAATTCGCTGTCGCTCACCGCCTGAAAGGGTACTGCCGTTTTCACCGAGCGTTGTTTGATAACCGTCAGGTAATTCATTTACAAACTCGTCGCAGCAAGCTGCTTTTGCAGCCTCCATCACTTGATGTTCTGTTGCCTCTAGATTTCCGATGCGGATATTATTGTATACCGTATCGTTAAAGAGAATAACATCCTGAAATACAAAGGACATATAGCTCATAAGATATTCCGGATCCAGTGTTTTAACATCCACGCCTCCAATTTTAATCCTTCCCTTGTTTACATCCCAAAACCGTGCAATTAGTCTTGAAATTGTGCTTTTTCCGCATCCTGAAGGACCTACCAGAGCTGTAATAGCATCTGAGGGGATGGATACTGTAAGATTTTTGATTACCACATCTTCCTGAGGATTCTTATTATTATAGCTGAAGGACACATTTTCAAAATCAATATTCCAGTTTGTAATCTGTGTTTGAGTATATCCTTCCATAACCGGTGTATTTATTAAAGTACGCATTCGCTTTGTAGCAATGCGATGATAAAATAGCTCTGGTAATAAAGTAAGTTCAACAACAACTGGTCCATAGATTCTTACAACGATGAGCAAAAACATTAATAATGGGATGAGCTCAATTTTACCCCCTGTCAGTAGATAAACGCCGACAAAGACTGTAAGTCCCACACCAGCCTGTATAATCATCTGAGCCTCTGTAACAAAAATCCCGGTGCCAAATTCCATTTTAATAGCCATTTTTTTCATCAAACGTAAAGCGCTATCTAATGATGAGAACTTGGAACCGTCCAAACCGCATGCCTTGATAACCTTGATACCCTCCAAATATTCCTGCACCTGTCCGGATGCCTTTAGCTTTGCATCCACATGTTTTTCTCCCAATTTATTCTGAATCTTTTTACTGCCTAAAATGACAAGAAGCGCAATGGGTACAGTGCAGAATATAGAAAGTGCAAGCCTCCAGTCAAATATGGCAAGCATGGCACAAATAATGGTGATAGAAATAGCATTGGCGTACAATTGCGGAATTATATGACTCAATACATGTTCAGTAGTAGAACAGTCTCCCATGATATTCGTGGTAAGTTCTGATAAATCCTTGGAATTAAAAAAGCTCATGGGAAGTTTTCGTATATGCTCAGAGACGCTGATTCGCGTATTCTCAGCCTCCATATAAGAGGTTACATAGGTTTTTTTATAATCATTTTTGCTGGCGATAAACACCAAAATTGCCGATATGATACCGGCTCCAAACAGTATCCACATTATTGTCCATGAAATTTTCTGACCCATGAGCGGCTTTAATAGTTCGGTAAAAATTCCAATGGTCACGCCAAAGGGCAGCATTAGTGAAAGATTGGTAATAGTACATGCTATTATGGCCTTCTTTAAATCGGAATAGCCTTTATCTGTAAGCATCAACATCTCCTTGAGATTAAGCATTTGTTTCGCCCCTCTTTCTGTTCATCTTCCAATCCAACATTTTGACATACATATTCCACATGGCGAAATATTTTCCTTCTTTTGCAAGTAGTTCATCATGGGTGCCCTGCTCGATAAGATGGCCCTTGTCAATTACCACTATTTTATTAGCACTCCGTATGGTAGACAAACGGTGTGCAATCATAACCACTGTTTTGCCATGCATTAGCTTTTTAAAAGCCCTTTGGATAAGATGTTCATTCTCGGGATCCGAAAATGCAGTTGCTTCATCTAGTATAATAATTGGTGCATTTTTTACAATGGCCCTTGCAATGGCAATACGCTGCTGCTCCCCTCCTGATAGATGAATTCCTTTTGTGCCAATCACAGTATCATATTTATTATGCAGCTTTTCAATAAATTCATGGCATTGGGCGGCTTTGGCCGCAGCAATTATTTGTTCATTTGTTGCATTTTGATTTCCTATACGGATATTATCCATAATACTCTGTTTAAAGAGAAATACATCCTGGAATACAAAGCTAACTTTTTCCATCAAATAATTTGTATTCATATGACGAATATCCACCCCGCCAATTCGGATGCTTCCTTCCGTTACATCAAAAAAACGTGGAATCAGATGGGCAATGGTACTTTTTCCTCCCCCGGAAGGTCCCACAATAGCTGTAATTTGATTTTCCTCCGCGCTGAATGAAATGCGGGACAGGGCGTCAACTTCTTGTTCTGCATAAGAAAAAGACACATTTTCAAAAATAATTTCATGCTTTTCAGTTGTTCTTGGATTTTTGGGCTGAGACAGTGATTCAGTGTGCAGAATTTCATCCATTCGTTCCACTCCACCGATGATTTGGATGCCGCTGGTAGAAACATACATAATTTTCGTCATAATGGTTGCGATGGAGGGTACAAAGATCAAATAAAAAATAAATTTGCTGGCAAATGAAACATAATCTGTTGTATTGAGTCCAATTAGAATACCTACTGGTATTAAAAATAAATAAATATTATTTACAATTGTGATAAAGGCCGACATATAATTTTCCCAGCTTAATGTATAGGGAATCACCATATTAGTATATTCCTTTATTGCTTTATGCATCCTGCGAAAGGAATATACGGTTTGTTTGAAGGCTTTGACTACGGTAATGCCTCTTATATATTCTACAGATGCATTGTTCATATCTTCTAGTGAGGTTTGATATTTTTTCATCATGGTCTTTGCTCCATCATTTCCGTAGGCAATCATCTGAATAACAAAGGCAATGACAATGCCTACGATTGCTGCGAGACCAAAGCGCCAGTCCACAACAAGTAAAATGACGAACATGACAAATGGTGCAACAAAGGATGCTACCATATCAGGAAGTTGATGGGCCATAAATCCTTCGATCTTTTCAATGTTCTCATCCATAATCTTGCGTAGTTTACCACTGCCCACTAAAACGTGAAAGCCCAGTGGTACTTTAGCGAGATGTGATGCAAAATTTACCTTCAATTCGTACAGTGTACCAAAGGCTGCAAGATGTGAACACATCAGAGCTAAAAAGTACAATAGGATATTCAGAATAATACCTCCAAAAGCAATCCAGCCGAATCCAATTGTCCTTTCTACGTCAAGGGCTGAAAATTCGGGATATATTCCCATGATCTCTAAAACGATATAGTAAATAGCAATATACGGAATAAAAGAAGCAATGGAGGCCAGTGCGGATAAAATCACTGAAGTAATCATAAGCGGTTTTTTTGTGGCTGCAAGTTCCATTAGCCTTGCCATTCCAGTTTTCGGTTTTTTGGCTATTGCAGTTTTTTGTTTCATGGGTAACCTCTCTTTTCTAAAAAATATAGTTTCATTTCTAAACTCTGAAAGCGTATAACGTTTGAAAGCTTTAAGTAGTATCACTGAGTTAGTCTTAACTAACTTAATAATACTCCCTTTTCTCTATTTTTTCAATCCCTTCAAATAAATTTGATAGAGCTGTTAAAGGAGTATTCCTATGCACACCTGATCAAGATGACGTATAGACATATATATAGTTATAACAAGTTAATCTTCTAAAATTTTCAATAAGTTCTCTTTTATAAAATGCTATATGGTTTTAATTTACATTGTATTTTGACTCTGATAGTATACTGTATCAATCTCACATGGTTATATATTCATATAATTAAATATTATGGGCATAAAAAAGTATAGACTGCTTTTATTTTTATGTCACTCAATTTTTCATTCCGAGCTTATTTGCAATCCTAACATTTGTAGTTGATATACATATGGCTGAATTGTAAATCGAATTGTAACCCTTCGATTACATTTGGGTTGTAAATTCTTTGATTAAATATATATGCTAAGGAGATTGCATCCTGGTTTTCCTTATAATGCTTGAAAAAAATCTTGGTGATGAACTTTTTCAAAAACTATTTCCTGTTATTCCTGCAGATAATGGCAGTGAGTTTTCCAACCCAAAAGCAATTGAGTACTGTTCTGCGCCAAGATTTGGTCTAAGAACTCATGTGTTTTACTGTAATGCTGGGAGTCTGTTTCAGAAAGGAGCTATCGAGGTCAATCATGAGCTGATATGTAGGACTCTTCTAAAAGGAACTAGTTTTAACAACCTGATGCAGAAAGATATTAGCTTGATGATGAACCATATTAACTCATACAAAAGAAAAAAGCTAAATAATCGTAGTCCCTACGAAACATTCAGCTTTTATCATGGAGAAGAAGTTTTACATAAGCTTGGATGTGCACCAGTTGCCCCCAGTGATATCATGTTAAAACCTGCTCTTCTCAAAAAATAATAAATTTGCGTGCCGCCAACCATCTATTTGTCTAAGGAATAAAGGGGTGGATTCTCCGATTACAAAAAAATCGAGAGGGAGTTGACTCCTCTTTGGCATGCCTGTGATTATTATAATACTCCAATAAAAGTTGAAGATCAAACTGCATTTGGTTTACAAAAGTGGCTTCTCGTTTACAAAAACTGCGATTCGAGTACAAAAGTGGCATTTCGTTTACAAATATTCAGTTGTCGTTTACATATATTGCTTCTCACTTTACAAAGTGGCTTCTCACCTTACAAGTAAGTTTTGTACTCTGTATTTAATATCTTAGTCGTATAATATTTAATGTTATACATTAAATATTAGTTGAAAAACATAAAATTATATGTTAATCTAGATTTAGAAAATATAAAGGAGGTTTTTTATAAAAATGCGAGCGAAACATGAAATCGAGACTACCAGCGTAGCTCTACAAATTATTTTAGCAATCACGTCAATACTTACGATTATTGCAGAAATATTTTCAATCAGAGAATTAATAAATGCTGTTGAAGGTAACGCAATTTTAACGACTCAAATTAAGCAAGTCATTTATTATGTATTTTTCATAGCAATTCAGCTTGTTGCATTTCTGATTTTTCATGCCATTTCTAAAAACAAAACACCATTTTTGCCAGAAGTATCTAGAAATATAAAAATCATTGGTGGACTTATCATGTTTTCCAACGCTATAGCACAGTGGACAGCAAGTATCATTTCGTCAATTATGAGCAACCATATAAAAATTACAATTATTGATGAATCTGTCCTGTTAGGATTGTTACTGGGATTAATCTTTGCCTGTTTAGGAGCAATTTTTGATTATGGCTGCGTTCTTCAAAAACAAGATGATGAAACTCTTTAGAGAGGGAGGAGAAAATGGCAATTATATTAAGGTTGGATAGGGTAATGGCTGATCGTAAAATATCAGTTAACGAATTGGCGGATAAGATTGGTATTGCAAACGTCAATCTATCGAAGATAAAAACTGGCAAAATTAGCGCAATACGTTTTTCTACGCTTAATGCAATCTGTGATATATTGGATTGTCAACCTGGAGATATCCTTGAATTTCAGAAAGATGGAAAAAAAACATAGTATATCTTTTCGTTTTTTCCTTTTTGAAGAAGAATAGTATCTATTGCTTCTTTTATACCGTATATTGCTACCTATAAGGTGAATTTTGCATTCCATATTGCCAAGGTACCACTAGGTTTTCACATTTTAGTGAGCAGCGGCAAATTGTATGAGATTAAAGAATATACCAATATGGTGATTCCCTATACATTAAGCTGGGAAAACTATATGTCTGCCTTCACTACTATTGTAAATAATATTTATCTATTTCTAATACCAGTGGGTATTCTAAAGGGAATTAAAAACACAGGTACAAGTTGACTCTTTTCATTCTCGCAGTAATTTGATATAATATAAATAAGTTAGATTATTCTAACTTATTTATATTGAGATAATTGATATATTAAATAATACTTTGTTGCAAGAAAGGGGTTCAATATGAAAAATAAACCAATACTACAGGTGCAGACAGTACAAAACACAATGCTTATCCCGCTTTGGGGACGTGCTGTAGCTAGTGAGAAGAATCCTGAAATACTGTATGATAAGCAAGCCATTGACATTATCAAAAACTATGATTATGATTTTAAAAATGTTGCAAAAACCTTTGGGGAATTTGGTGGTATTTGTTATATAGTACGTGCACGTAAAATTGAGGATGCTATTCGGGAATTTATACGAAAGTATCCTCGAGGGACAGTAGTAAATATTGGAGCAGGTCTGGATACCTCCTTTTCCAGAGTTGATAATGGAAGTATACTATGGTATAATCTGGATTTACCTGATTCTATTGCTTTTCGCAGGAGTTTTATTCCAGATTCTGAGCGTAATATTAGTATTGCAAAATCTTTGTTTGATACTACATGGTTTGATGATGTAAAATTCACCTTTGAAGATGGCATATTTTTTGTTTCGGGAGGGGTTTTCTATTTTTTTAAAGAACAACAACTTCGTGAAATATTCAGGATAATGGCAAGGCGTTTTCCAGGAGGAGAATTGTATTTTGATGCTGAGTCCAGAACGGCAGTCAAAAGATCAAATAATATGATTAAAAAAACAGGGAATAAAGGAGCCATAATGTATTTTTATGTTAATGATGCGAAGAAATTTCAAAGTTGGTCATCAGCTATCAAATTGGTTTCCTGTGAAGGTTATTTTAAAAATATTCCATTTAATAAACAATGGAGTCTTAGACTTCGTTTGATGATGAGGATGTCGGATTGGACGCATATGATGAAATTTGTTTATCTACGTTTTTTAAAATAAGTGTAGTTAGAATTTCTGAATAACTTGATATAAGGAGGAAAAAAAATGATTTCGTTAAACGGTGTGCAGGAAACTCTGTTAATACCCCTTGCCATTAAGGCGAGTGAAACCAAACGATCCAATGCAAGGATACATGATTTAAAAGCTGTGGAAATCATAGAAAAGTTGAATTTGGACACTTCCAAATATGATAAATTTATGAGCCACGAAGGTGTTGTGGCAAGAACCATTCTTTTTGATGATGCCGCTAAGTACTATTTGGAAAAATACCCTAAATCCGTTTGCATTTCTATTGGATGTGGTTTTGATTCAAGATTCTCAAGAGTCGATAATGGAATATTAATTTGGTATGATTTAGACTTTCCTGAAGTAATTTATGCTAGAAAACAATTTTTCCCAGAGCATAAAAGAGTGCATTTAATAGAAAAATCTGCATTAGATGCCTCATGGCCTG
This genomic interval from Clostridium kluyveri contains the following:
- a CDS encoding class I SAM-dependent methyltransferase encodes the protein MKNKPILQVQTVQNTMLIPLWGRAVASEKNPEILYDKQAIDIIKNYDYDFKNVAKTFGEFGGICYIVRARKIEDAIREFIRKYPRGTVVNIGAGLDTSFSRVDNGSILWYNLDLPDSIAFRRSFIPDSERNISIAKSLFDTTWFDDVKFTFEDGIFFVSGGVFYFFKEQQLREIFRIMARRFPGGELYFDAESRTAVKRSNNMIKKTGNKGAIMYFYVNDAKKFQSWSSAIKLVSCEGYFKNIPFNKQWSLRLRLMMRMSDWTHMMKFVYLRFLK
- a CDS encoding class I SAM-dependent methyltransferase; amino-acid sequence: MISLNGVQETLLIPLAIKASETKRSNARIHDLKAVEIIEKLNLDTSKYDKFMSHEGVVARTILFDDAAKYYLEKYPKSVCISIGCGFDSRFSRVDNGILIWYDLDFPEVIYARKQFFPEHKRVHLIEKSALDASWPDEIKKGYKTIIIIEGMLMYLKEEEVKQLLRIIKNNFNDVILLAELMPAISSKSSKFHDTVKNTDATFKWGVKSGKEVEKLCDGLKLVYEESFNCEMKKHSFRGKLFAFIPIIRNFNDRLAVFTLNKF